TGAGTCTGGAAATGGAATAAACCTTCGACAAGCTCAGGTACCGGAGAATGTAGGGTCGGTTTACCGACCATTTATCGAGTAGTATGTGCTATTTGTAAATGGTCGATAAATCGACCCTACTATATAAAAAGGTAAAGAGAAGGTAGGGTGGGCATTGCCCACCATTCAGGAAATAGTGCAGACAAATAAAGGCATCGCCGAAAGGCTTAACGAAGAAAAAACAAAAAAGGAAGACCATGCAGGAATACTGGGAACTATATATGAAGAATTTGGAGGGGAAACCGGCATCGATACTGTTCAATGCCGGGATCTCCATGGAGATGGATGCCATCAAATATATCTATCCGCAGATAGCGTTTGTAAAGGTGAAGCTCAAAGAGCCCAATGAAAAAGGACTCTTAAGTGAGGGGGAACAGCCTGAGATCACCTACCTGGAAGACAAGCTGGAAGCCTCTCTGATCAAGTTCCGTATAGGAAAATATGTCGGGCGTGTCATCAGTGACGGCTATGTGACCTTTCTTTACTATCTGCAGTTCACCTATAACTGGCAGGATTTTCTGGAGTATGCACTGGACGAATTCGAAAGTTATGAGATCAGCAGCGGGTTTCAGGAAGACAGTGAATGGAACTATTATCAGAAACTGCTCTATCCGTCACCCAGAGAGTGGCAGATCATTCAAAACCATAAGGTCTGTGAACAGCTGAAGGCCAAAGAGGATAACCTGCATCTTCCCCGTGCTATCGAACATAAGGCCTTTTTTCAAAGTGAATACAAAAAAGATGACCTCATTGAGCAGCTACTTGAAGAGGGGTTCAAGGTACAGGATGAAATTAGCAATGAGGAGGGGTACAAAGGTATCTCTTTCTATCGAATCGACAAACCTTTTTACCATGATATCGATGAGTTGACACTTTATCTGATCGATCTTCTGGAAACATACGATGCACACTATGACGGATGGGAGACGAGTATCGTCAAGAGTTAGTGTATCATCACACCTGAAGGGTCTTTGGCTCTGTGAATGATCGCATCAAGCGAGATCTTCTCCGCTTTGGGTATAGCAAAGATCTGCTGTTTTTCCAAAAAGCGTAATGCAGTATTGATATAATTTTGAAATGCTTCTTTGAGGGAAGTGCTCAATGCAATATCGAAAGTTACTTCATAGGGAATGATGCCAAGGACCGTAGCTTCTGGAACAGTTTTTCCCTGAAGTTCAAGCATGTCCATGCACTGTATAACGCCGATCTCATGTGCGCCACCGCTGTTGAGACCATGGCCCGAGAGTTCGCAGGCAGGGATGAGATAGATGCTTCCGGGAGCATCATCTATGTGGATCGTGTCGAGAATAAGAATGGTTTCATTCTCCATGAAGATATTGAGAAGATTGATGCCTTCCACACCACCGTTGATGATGTTTACTTCTTGAGAGAATTCATAGTTCTCACTCAGGTAAACAGCGGCATAGACCCCCAGCCCGTCATCTTTTTGCAGTACATTGCCTATGCCAAGAATGATCATTCTTTAGAGTGCTTTTCGTCAGCATTATAGAGACAATTCATGGTTGCTTTTCGTCACCATTATAGATACATTTAGTATCTATAATGCCTCCTCATCTTCCTCTTCCGTTCTGATACGGATGGTCTTGGAAATGTCTGAGACAAATATCTTACCGTCACCGATCTTACCTGTTTTGGCCGACTGCATAATGGCTTCGATGGCTTTATCGGCAAATTCCTGAGAACTGACCACCAGTTCTATTTTGACCTTTGGAATAAATTCCACAACATATTCCGCACCTCTGTAGAGCTCTGAATGCCCCTGTTGTCTTCCGTAACCTTTGACTTCGGAAATGGTCATACCTTCGATACCTGCTTCGACCAGTGCCTCTTTGACATCGTCCAGCTTGAATGGTTTGATAATGGCTTCAATTTTTTTCATATTTCTCTCCTATATATTGATTTGATATTAGATACTTCTTTTAAATTCCGGGTAGGCTTCCATACCACATTCTATGGCATCGATGCCTTCCAGCTGCTCATCATCCTCTGCTCTCAAGGTAAAGACCTTGTTGATCGCATAGATCGTGATCCATGATATTGGGAAGACGATAGCACCTACAATAAGTATACCCTTTAATTGTACCAAAATACTTACATCAGATGCAAAGATCCCGACAGCCAGGGTACCCCAGATACCGTTGACGAGGTGGACAGAAAGTGCACCGACGGGGTCATCCATTTTGAGCTTGTCAAAAATAGGTACAAAGAGGACGACCAGTGCGCCACCGATAGCACCGATGAGCATAGGTGTATGAATATCGTATAGGTCTGGTCCTGCTGTAATGGCGACCAGGCCGCCAAGCGCACCGTTGAGGATCATGGTGATATCGAATTTCTTGTATCTGAAGTAGGTAAGCAGCCAGGCGGTAATGGCACCGACAAGACCTGCAGTATTGGTATTCATGATGGTCAGGGCAACGGCATCGGCATTCTCTTTGCTTGAGATGGCACCGACCGACCCGCCGTTGAAACCGAACCAGCCTATCCATAAAAGAAAGGCACCCAGTGTCACGAGAGGAATGTTGGAAGCAGGAATGACCTGTACCTGTCCGTTCTTCTTGAATCTTCCGCGTCTAGGCCCCATAATGAGAATGGCAGCAAGCAGTGCCCAGCCTCCTGTCGAGTGTATGACCGTTGAGCCGGCAAGATCATGCATGGCCGAGATATCAAGCATCGTTCCGGAGAGGAAATTGGCTCCCCAGGTAATATTGACGATCGTAGGGTAGATGAAAGCACCGACCGCTACAGTAAAGAGTGCCAGGGGCAGAATACGTGAGCGTTCACTCACACCGCCGCTCATGATATTGACCACTTTCCCGACAAAAGCCATCTGGAACAGGAAGAAAGCGTATTTGCTCATAGCATCCTGATGGTCCCAGCTGCCAAAGGCATACTCATACCCTATGAGCATGAAGGCGAGTGACGCGATCGCGTAGATCATGACATTGACGGTAAGTACCGAGGTGACGTTCTTTGTTCTGACAAGACCTGCTTCGAGCATTGCAAAGCCGGGCACCATCAGGATGATGAGTACCATGGCAAAGAGTGCGAAGAAGGTGTCTATGACATAATTGATTTCCATAAAATTATCCTCCAAAAAAATGTATTGATAGTGTAACGCTTATTGGAAAAGAATAAAAGGCTTTATTGCTGTAAATTTGTGCAGTATTTTAAAAAAATATAAAAAAGAGATGGAAAATATGATTAAAAATTAATCAATAGAGGAAGGTAACACAGGGGTTTCCCTGTGTTGCGGAAGAGATTAAAGTGCCTCTTCGTCTTTTTCGTCTGTTCTGATTCTTACTACAGAATCGATCTGGCTGACAAAGATCTTACCGTCACCGATCTTGCCTGTCTTGGCAGCACCGTTGATCGCTTTAATCGCGATCTCAGCATATTCGTCGTTGCTCACCACAATCTCGATCTTAATCTTCGGGATGAACTCGACAACATATTCGGCACCTCTGTAAAGCTCTGAATGTCCCTGCTGTCTACCGTAACCTTTTACCTCAGATACAGTCATACCTTCGATACCCGCTTCAACCAATGCCTCTTTTACATCTTCCAGTTTGAATGGTTTGATGATTGCTTCGATTTTTTTCATTGTGTTTCCTTACTCTCGTTTATTTATATGTAATCATTTATAATTTGATAACGCAACCAGTTGCGTGAGCCCTCAGAAAAGAGGACCAGGTATCAGTATTGTATTATAAATTCATACCTCTCTCACCATGTACTGATTCGTCAAGACCCATCTCTTCCGTTTCAGCATCTACTCTTGCACCACCTGTCAAGGCACTTGCAACATAGTAAACAACCACTGTTCCGATCAGTGTCCAAAGACCGACGACCA
The window above is part of the Sulfurovum riftiae genome. Proteins encoded here:
- a CDS encoding ammonium transporter codes for the protein MEINYVIDTFFALFAMVLIILMVPGFAMLEAGLVRTKNVTSVLTVNVMIYAIASLAFMLIGYEYAFGSWDHQDAMSKYAFFLFQMAFVGKVVNIMSGGVSERSRILPLALFTVAVGAFIYPTIVNITWGANFLSGTMLDISAMHDLAGSTVIHSTGGWALLAAILIMGPRRGRFKKNGQVQVIPASNIPLVTLGAFLLWIGWFGFNGGSVGAISSKENADAVALTIMNTNTAGLVGAITAWLLTYFRYKKFDITMILNGALGGLVAITAGPDLYDIHTPMLIGAIGGALVVLFVPIFDKLKMDDPVGALSVHLVNGIWGTLAVGIFASDVSILVQLKGILIVGAIVFPISWITIYAINKVFTLRAEDDEQLEGIDAIECGMEAYPEFKRSI
- a CDS encoding DUF695 domain-containing protein, which encodes MKNLEGKPASILFNAGISMEMDAIKYIYPQIAFVKVKLKEPNEKGLLSEGEQPEITYLEDKLEASLIKFRIGKYVGRVISDGYVTFLYYLQFTYNWQDFLEYALDEFESYEISSGFQEDSEWNYYQKLLYPSPREWQIIQNHKVCEQLKAKEDNLHLPRAIEHKAFFQSEYKKDDLIEQLLEEGFKVQDEISNEEGYKGISFYRIDKPFYHDIDELTLYLIDLLETYDAHYDGWETSIVKS
- a CDS encoding P-II family nitrogen regulator, producing MKKIEAIIKPFKLDDVKEALVEAGIEGMTISEVKGYGRQQGHSELYRGAEYVVEFIPKVKIELVVSSQEFADKAIEAIMQSAKTGKIGDGKIFVSDISKTIRIRTEEEDEEAL
- a CDS encoding HyaD/HybD family hydrogenase maturation endopeptidase; the protein is MIILGIGNVLQKDDGLGVYAAVYLSENYEFSQEVNIINGGVEGINLLNIFMENETILILDTIHIDDAPGSIYLIPACELSGHGLNSGGAHEIGVIQCMDMLELQGKTVPEATVLGIIPYEVTFDIALSTSLKEAFQNYINTALRFLEKQQIFAIPKAEKISLDAIIHRAKDPSGVMIH
- a CDS encoding P-II family nitrogen regulator, with amino-acid sequence MKKIEAIIKPFKLEDVKEALVEAGIEGMTVSEVKGYGRQQGHSELYRGAEYVVEFIPKIKIEIVVSNDEYAEIAIKAINGAAKTGKIGDGKIFVSQIDSVVRIRTDEKDEEAL